A portion of the Rhodospirillaceae bacterium genome contains these proteins:
- the ftsZ gene encoding cell division protein FtsZ produces MTLKLSMPKTPPELRPRIVVFGVGGAGCNAVSNMLTSDIEGVVCVVANTDAQSLAQSECERQIQLGLSITQGLGAGSRPEIGRASAEEEIDQIVEHLNGSHMVFITAGMGGGTGTGAAPVIARTAREHGILTVGVVTKPFHFEGAQRMRLAESGLQELQDVVDTLIVIPNQNLFRVANEQTTFADAFRMADDVLHSGVRGITDLMVMPGLINLDFADIRSVMSEMGKAMMGAGEAQGDNRSIEAAESAISNPLLDDVSMKGARGLLINISGGPDLTLYEVDEAANRVRDEVDPAASIIFGSTFDPALEGKIRVSVFATGIDSPVEVSQRPTELRVLRPATHEAEPEAAEAPVPGDAAAAAVSTFETVDAAAVRDMPSEAEIPDPAAAADTGKAEPQSEMFADAGAAGHAEAVETGGAGGIGRVETPPVEAAWAEAAAVETVQEATAHAESPPAGAAPVDVAPVETAPVERPTDLAQKVEEMLTPARPAMVEETPDTRPDLRSVLRPEGRPANQPASSEAGAGTGRRESMFSFLRSRRKDSAKAADRASNSGRGNDDGDLSPGNPPGDAQSESTVRLITDSDRSRREAADRTVRAQTPGPGSDRKEEPSAEDDLLEIPAFLRRQAN; encoded by the coding sequence ATGACCCTCAAACTTTCCATGCCCAAAACTCCGCCCGAACTGCGGCCGCGTATCGTCGTTTTCGGGGTCGGCGGCGCAGGCTGCAATGCGGTCAGCAACATGCTCACCTCGGATATCGAGGGCGTCGTGTGCGTTGTGGCGAATACCGATGCACAGTCCCTCGCCCAGTCCGAATGTGAGCGTCAGATCCAACTGGGCCTGAGCATTACACAAGGCCTCGGCGCCGGTTCGCGGCCGGAAATCGGCCGGGCATCCGCCGAAGAGGAAATCGATCAGATAGTCGAGCACCTGAACGGCAGCCACATGGTGTTCATTACCGCTGGCATGGGCGGCGGCACCGGCACGGGCGCTGCGCCGGTGATCGCACGGACAGCCCGGGAACACGGCATCCTTACGGTCGGCGTGGTCACCAAGCCGTTCCATTTTGAAGGTGCGCAGCGTATGCGCCTCGCCGAAAGCGGGCTTCAGGAACTTCAGGATGTCGTCGATACGCTGATTGTCATCCCGAACCAGAACCTGTTCCGCGTCGCCAATGAGCAGACGACGTTCGCCGACGCCTTTCGAATGGCCGACGATGTCCTGCATTCGGGCGTGCGCGGAATCACCGATCTGATGGTGATGCCCGGCCTGATCAATCTGGATTTTGCCGATATTCGCTCGGTGATGTCAGAGATGGGCAAGGCGATGATGGGTGCGGGTGAGGCCCAGGGCGACAACAGGTCGATCGAGGCAGCTGAATCGGCGATCTCCAATCCGCTGCTGGACGATGTCTCGATGAAGGGCGCGCGCGGCCTGCTGATCAACATATCCGGAGGCCCCGACCTGACCCTGTACGAGGTCGACGAGGCGGCCAACCGGGTACGCGACGAAGTGGACCCGGCCGCCAGCATCATCTTCGGCTCGACCTTCGATCCGGCTCTGGAGGGCAAGATCAGGGTATCGGTCTTTGCAACCGGAATCGACAGCCCGGTGGAGGTGTCCCAACGCCCGACCGAACTCAGGGTCCTGAGACCGGCCACGCACGAAGCCGAACCCGAGGCCGCAGAAGCTCCGGTCCCCGGAGACGCGGCGGCCGCCGCCGTTTCGACGTTCGAAACAGTCGATGCAGCAGCCGTCCGGGATATGCCATCCGAGGCTGAAATCCCGGATCCGGCAGCCGCCGCAGATACCGGCAAGGCCGAACCGCAGTCGGAAATGTTCGCCGATGCCGGCGCTGCCGGACATGCCGAAGCAGTGGAAACCGGCGGCGCCGGCGGGATCGGACGGGTCGAAACACCGCCGGTTGAAGCTGCATGGGCCGAGGCGGCGGCAGTCGAAACCGTTCAGGAAGCGACGGCACACGCAGAATCGCCGCCGGCCGGCGCCGCTCCGGTTGATGTCGCGCCGGTAGAAACCGCTCCTGTCGAAAGACCGACCGACCTTGCCCAGAAAGTGGAGGAAATGTTGACCCCCGCCCGGCCGGCGATGGTCGAGGAAACGCCGGATACGCGGCCGGACCTGCGCTCGGTCCTGCGGCCGGAAGGGCGGCCCGCCAACCAGCCGGCATCGTCCGAAGCCGGGGCCGGAACCGGTCGGCGGGAGTCGATGTTTTCGTTCCTGCGCAGCCGGCGCAAGGATTCGGCCAAGGCTGCCGACCGGGCGTCCAATTCCGGTCGCGGGAACGACGACGGAGACCTTTCGCCCGGTAATCCGCCCGGAGACGCACAATCCGAGTCGACGGTCCGGCTGATCACCGACTCCGATCGTTCCCGCCGCGAAGCGGCCGACCGGACTGTGCGGGCTCAAACGCCGGGACCCGGAAGCGACCGGAAGGAGGAGCCGTCCGCCGAAGACGATCTCCTTGAAATTCCGGCTTTCCTGCGTCGGCAGGCAAACTGA
- the ftsA gene encoding cell division protein FtsA — protein sequence MAKRNGATAAARNQLVAALDIGTSKVTCIIAQLLPAGQLRVVGIGKRDMKGMARGSIVNMDAARDSIANTVHIAENMTGETVKSVIVSVSCGQPKSEIMSFEAPIANGEVGPADIRRLLQRGQRIENELDRALIHSIPVGFRLDGARGIRNPRGLFGETLGAEVHTVTAEAGPVRSLAACVRGCHLEIEHFVMAPYASGLATLIEDEWTLGATVIDMGAGVTGAAVFMDGEIVFADTVPVGGNQITRDLAHGLSTPIEQAEILKVRYGSAVGEASDDRAIIEVPAIGAEENAPTQPAPKSLLTGIIRPRVEETLELVRSRLQDTPYLSRAGRRIVLSGGGCQLKGVPQLASTIFDGKVRIGRAIPFDGLAESAMGQAYTACTGLLRFAAEHRADTEGISSALGALAAAQTRDPGLLGRFGNWLREHF from the coding sequence ATGGCCAAGAGAAACGGCGCCACCGCTGCCGCGAGAAACCAACTGGTCGCGGCGCTGGATATCGGAACCAGCAAGGTCACCTGCATCATTGCGCAGCTCCTGCCGGCCGGTCAGCTGCGGGTGGTCGGCATCGGCAAGCGGGACATGAAGGGAATGGCGCGCGGATCGATCGTGAATATGGACGCCGCGCGCGATTCGATCGCCAACACCGTGCATATCGCCGAGAACATGACCGGCGAGACGGTCAAGTCCGTCATCGTTTCGGTGAGTTGCGGGCAGCCGAAGTCGGAAATCATGTCGTTCGAAGCGCCCATCGCAAACGGGGAAGTCGGCCCGGCCGATATCCGCCGCCTCCTGCAGCGCGGGCAGCGTATCGAAAATGAACTGGACCGCGCCCTCATCCATTCCATTCCGGTCGGTTTCCGGCTCGACGGGGCGCGCGGCATACGCAATCCGCGCGGCCTGTTCGGCGAAACCCTGGGCGCCGAAGTCCATACGGTGACGGCCGAAGCCGGCCCGGTGCGCAGTCTGGCGGCTTGCGTCCGCGGCTGTCATCTGGAAATCGAGCACTTCGTCATGGCGCCCTACGCCTCCGGCCTGGCAACCCTGATCGAGGACGAGTGGACGCTGGGCGCAACGGTGATCGACATGGGCGCCGGAGTGACCGGGGCGGCCGTGTTCATGGACGGCGAAATCGTTTTTGCCGACACCGTCCCTGTTGGCGGCAACCAGATCACCAGGGATCTGGCTCATGGCCTGTCGACACCGATCGAACAGGCGGAGATTCTCAAGGTCCGCTACGGCAGCGCGGTCGGCGAGGCGAGCGACGACAGGGCGATCATCGAAGTTCCCGCCATCGGTGCGGAAGAGAACGCGCCAACCCAACCGGCGCCCAAGAGCCTGTTGACCGGCATCATCCGGCCGCGGGTCGAAGAAACGCTGGAACTGGTGCGCAGCCGGCTGCAGGACACGCCGTACCTGTCGCGCGCCGGTCGCCGCATCGTCCTGAGCGGCGGCGGCTGCCAACTGAAGGGCGTGCCGCAACTGGCCAGCACGATATTCGACGGCAAGGTCAGGATCGGCCGCGCGATCCCCTTCGACGGTCTCGCGGAATCCGCAATGGGCCAAGCCTACACGGCATGCACCGGCCTGCTCCGGTTTGCCGCCGAGCACCGCGCGGATACCGAAGGAATCAGCAGCGCACTCGGCGCACTCGCAGCGGCGCAAACGCGCGACCCCGGTCTGCTCGGCCGGTTCGGAAACTGGCTCAGAGAACATTTCTAA
- a CDS encoding FtsQ-type POTRA domain-containing protein, with translation MRRLNIAATSRRARELEDCAALSAGAIIARAASTMPEDAPGEDARAAPALLPHTAPVPPANPPVRRNRRARRRPLRLIGVELRARWTVAARLVLLIGLFGFPVWLWQTGRTESAIALVDRSAGKAAETLRSALALRLDHIFVAGRHRTSRRALLSVVGLKRGDSLTEIDISGLRGRLRALPWVEDAVIERRWPNALYVRLHEHSAIARLEVGGRMKLISRTGAIVDMAADGNHGNKLLVKGNGAPERTAALVALLQTRPVLAKRVVLATRQGRRRWDLRFDNGVFLKLPERRPDAAWHRFADLNRAHNLLAKGALGFDMRSRFEFVIRTPEPKDEAEEAPGATRRATARNGGRG, from the coding sequence ATGCGACGCCTGAATATAGCCGCAACGAGCCGCCGCGCGCGGGAGCTTGAAGACTGTGCGGCCCTGAGCGCGGGTGCGATCATCGCCCGGGCTGCGTCGACGATGCCGGAGGACGCGCCAGGCGAAGATGCGCGCGCCGCGCCCGCCCTGCTGCCCCACACCGCGCCGGTACCGCCGGCCAATCCGCCGGTACGCCGGAACCGCCGGGCGCGCAGGCGACCGCTGCGGCTGATCGGTGTGGAACTGCGCGCGCGCTGGACCGTGGCGGCGCGTCTTGTCCTGCTGATCGGACTGTTCGGATTTCCCGTCTGGCTCTGGCAGACCGGGCGAACTGAATCCGCCATCGCCCTGGTCGACCGCAGCGCAGGAAAAGCGGCCGAAACGCTTCGCAGCGCCCTCGCTCTGCGCCTTGACCATATCTTCGTTGCAGGGCGCCATCGCACGTCGCGCCGCGCCCTGTTGTCCGTCGTCGGCCTCAAGCGCGGCGACTCGCTCACCGAAATCGACATTTCCGGACTGCGCGGGCGGCTCCGCGCCCTGCCGTGGGTCGAGGACGCGGTGATCGAGCGGCGCTGGCCGAACGCGCTCTACGTTCGACTGCACGAGCATTCGGCCATCGCCCGTCTCGAAGTCGGCGGCCGGATGAAACTGATCTCCCGGACCGGCGCGATCGTCGACATGGCCGCCGACGGCAATCACGGGAACAAGCTGCTGGTCAAGGGCAACGGCGCGCCGGAACGGACCGCGGCGCTGGTCGCACTGCTGCAAACCCGGCCGGTTCTGGCCAAACGCGTCGTCCTGGCGACCCGTCAGGGCCGGCGCCGGTGGGACCTCAGGTTCGACAACGGCGTGTTCCTGAAACTGCCGGAACGGCGGCCGGACGCCGCCTGGCACCGGTTCGCCGACCTGAACCGTGCACACAACCTGCTCGCCAAGGGCGCGCTGGGCTTCGACATGCGGTCCCGGTTCGAATTCGTGATCCGCACACCGGAACCGAAAGACGAGGCTGAAGAAGCGCCCGGCGCGACGCGGCGTGCCACCGCCCGCAATGGCGGTCGGGGATAG
- a CDS encoding D-alanine--D-alanine ligase, translating to MTRVAVLMGGFSSEREVSLSSGKGCVEGLRNAGYEVTAIDVTRDLNALLKALDPAPDAVFNALHGPFGEDGRIQGLLDILGIPYTHSGATASAMAMDKSVSRAMFALKEIPLAEGWVVPRCELDAFPEPDRPYVMKPLCEGSSVGVELIFETDNKSWADLKQAYAKYSDSLIERYIPGREIQVLVMGGEAVGAIEIRTDRRFYDYRAKYAEGESVHLMPAPIHPDAYDRALDLAARSHAALGCRGISRVDLRYDDTKGEPGELVVLEVNTQPGMTPTSLAPEIAAHAGWPFERLLTWLVEHAACDA from the coding sequence ATGACGCGGGTCGCGGTCCTGATGGGCGGTTTTTCTTCCGAACGCGAAGTATCGCTGTCGTCGGGAAAGGGCTGCGTCGAAGGCCTGCGCAATGCCGGCTACGAGGTCACGGCTATCGACGTGACACGCGATCTGAATGCGCTTCTGAAGGCGCTCGATCCGGCGCCGGACGCGGTGTTCAACGCCCTGCACGGGCCCTTCGGCGAGGACGGCCGCATCCAGGGCCTGCTCGACATTCTCGGCATTCCCTACACCCACTCCGGCGCTACCGCGTCGGCCATGGCGATGGACAAGTCGGTCAGCCGGGCGATGTTCGCGCTCAAGGAGATTCCGCTCGCCGAGGGCTGGGTCGTACCGCGGTGCGAGCTCGACGCCTTCCCGGAACCGGACCGGCCCTATGTGATGAAGCCCTTGTGCGAGGGCAGTTCGGTCGGCGTCGAGCTCATTTTCGAGACCGACAACAAATCCTGGGCCGATCTCAAGCAGGCCTATGCGAAATACAGCGACTCGCTGATCGAGCGCTACATACCGGGGCGGGAAATCCAGGTTCTGGTCATGGGCGGCGAAGCCGTCGGCGCGATAGAGATCCGTACCGACAGGCGCTTCTACGACTATCGCGCAAAGTATGCCGAGGGCGAATCGGTCCATCTCATGCCGGCACCGATCCACCCCGATGCCTACGATCGCGCGCTCGATCTGGCGGCCCGGTCCCACGCCGCGCTGGGCTGCCGCGGCATCAGCCGCGTCGACCTCCGCTACGACGACACGAAAGGCGAACCGGGCGAACTGGTCGTCCTCGAAGTGAATACGCAACCCGGCATGACCCCGACGTCGCTCGCGCCCGAAATCGCCGCCCATGCGGGCTGGCCGTTTGAGCGCCTGCTGACCTGGCTCGTGGAGCACGCGGCATGCGACGCCTGA
- the murB gene encoding UDP-N-acetylmuramate dehydrogenase, giving the protein MSAAGTRRNDLIGRLPPVRGHLAANAPLDSETWFRVGGVAEVLFRPVDRDDLVLMLRELPEGTPVTVVGLGSNLLVRDGGVRGVVIRMGREMAGIDVDADAVIAGAGAPDPAVAAAARDAGLAGLEFLSGIPGTIGGALRMNAGAYGGEMADILLSCEAVDPEGEVHWLSPDDMGFSYRHCSIPEDWIFIGAALRGTPGDPAAIAARMAEIRQNREASQPMRTRTGGSTFRNPNGRTAWQLVDEAGCRGLERGGAKVSEKHTNFLINTGEATAGDIEGLGEEIRARVKAGSGIDLQWEIRRIGEPLGGGEAPAGRPPGGRP; this is encoded by the coding sequence ATGAGCGCCGCGGGCACCCGGCGCAACGACCTGATCGGCCGGCTGCCGCCGGTCCGCGGCCATCTCGCCGCAAACGCGCCGCTGGACAGCGAAACCTGGTTCCGCGTCGGCGGCGTAGCAGAAGTCCTGTTCCGGCCGGTGGACAGGGACGATCTGGTCCTGATGCTGCGCGAGCTGCCGGAGGGCACGCCGGTTACGGTCGTCGGCCTCGGCTCCAACCTGCTGGTGCGCGACGGCGGCGTCCGCGGCGTCGTCATCCGCATGGGACGCGAGATGGCCGGTATCGACGTGGATGCCGATGCGGTCATAGCAGGCGCCGGCGCGCCCGATCCGGCGGTCGCCGCCGCGGCGCGGGACGCCGGTCTCGCCGGCCTGGAATTCCTTTCCGGCATTCCCGGCACGATCGGCGGCGCCCTGCGCATGAACGCCGGCGCCTATGGCGGCGAAATGGCGGACATTCTGCTCTCCTGCGAAGCCGTGGATCCCGAGGGCGAGGTCCACTGGCTCAGCCCCGACGATATGGGCTTCAGCTATCGCCATTGCAGCATTCCCGAAGACTGGATCTTCATCGGCGCCGCGTTGCGCGGCACGCCCGGCGACCCCGCGGCGATTGCAGCGCGCATGGCCGAAATCCGGCAGAACCGCGAAGCCAGCCAACCGATGCGCACCCGCACCGGCGGCAGCACATTCCGCAATCCGAACGGCCGCACGGCCTGGCAACTGGTCGACGAGGCCGGCTGTCGCGGTCTTGAGCGGGGCGGCGCAAAAGTCTCGGAAAAACACACCAATTTCCTGATCAATACGGGAGAAGCCACGGCCGGCGACATCGAGGGCCTGGGCGAGGAAATACGCGCCCGGGTGAAGGCCGGCAGCGGCATCGACCTGCAATGGGAGATCCGCCGCATCGGCGAGCCGCTTGGCGGCGGCGAAGCGCCCGCCGGTCGACCGCCGGGGGGCCGGCCATGA
- the murC gene encoding UDP-N-acetylmuramate--L-alanine ligase, translating to MARLPFDLGTIHFTGIGGIGMSGIAEILHNLGYPVQGSDIAANANVRRLQGQGVDVALGHDAENIGDAAVVVVSTAIRGDNPEIAAARARLTPVVRRAEMLGELMRLKWGIAVGGTHGKTTTTSLVAALMDAAGMDPTVINGGIINAYGTNARLGDGDWMIVEADESDGSFLKLPATIAIVTNIDPEHLDHYGDFDSLRLAFESFVGNIPFYGCAVLCLDDPEVQAMIPHLSDRRIITYGLSPQADVRGADLRYRADRTIFDVEIKQRIRGRQASFGNVALPMLGEHNVRNALAALAVGWELGLDEKVICEALAGFKGVNRRFTRTGVANGITVIDDYGHHPVEIAHVLKAARAACHGKVIAVAQPHRYSRLNDLFEDFCSCFNDADKVLIADVYPAGEDPIPGADRDSLVDGLRNRGHRNVRALESADDLPGVIADIAGAGDFVICLGAGNITAWAHALPDRLEALNGDAR from the coding sequence ATGGCCAGGCTCCCCTTCGACCTCGGCACCATCCATTTCACCGGTATCGGCGGTATCGGGATGAGCGGCATCGCCGAGATCCTGCACAATCTGGGCTACCCGGTGCAGGGCAGCGACATCGCGGCCAACGCCAACGTCAGGCGGCTCCAGGGCCAGGGCGTCGACGTTGCGCTCGGCCACGACGCGGAGAACATCGGCGATGCCGCCGTCGTCGTCGTGTCGACGGCGATCAGGGGCGACAACCCGGAAATCGCGGCGGCGCGCGCGCGACTCACGCCGGTCGTCCGGCGGGCCGAGATGCTCGGCGAACTGATGCGCCTGAAATGGGGCATCGCCGTCGGCGGCACGCACGGCAAGACGACCACGACCTCCCTTGTCGCCGCCCTGATGGACGCCGCGGGCATGGACCCGACCGTCATCAACGGCGGGATTATCAACGCCTATGGCACCAATGCCCGCCTGGGCGACGGCGACTGGATGATTGTGGAGGCCGACGAATCCGACGGCTCCTTCCTGAAGCTGCCGGCGACGATCGCCATCGTGACGAATATTGATCCGGAACACCTGGATCATTACGGCGATTTCGATTCGCTGCGCCTCGCGTTCGAAAGCTTCGTCGGCAACATCCCCTTTTACGGCTGCGCGGTGCTGTGCCTGGACGATCCCGAGGTTCAGGCGATGATTCCGCACCTGTCGGACCGGCGGATCATCACTTACGGCCTGTCGCCCCAGGCCGACGTCCGAGGCGCCGATCTGCGCTACCGGGCCGACCGGACGATCTTCGATGTCGAGATCAAGCAGCGGATCCGGGGCAGGCAGGCGAGCTTCGGAAACGTCGCCCTGCCGATGCTCGGCGAACACAATGTCCGCAACGCGCTGGCGGCGCTCGCCGTGGGCTGGGAACTCGGCCTGGACGAGAAGGTAATTTGCGAGGCCCTGGCCGGCTTCAAGGGAGTCAACCGCCGTTTCACCCGCACCGGCGTGGCGAACGGTATCACCGTCATCGACGACTACGGCCATCATCCGGTCGAGATCGCCCACGTCCTGAAAGCGGCCCGGGCGGCCTGCCACGGCAAGGTGATCGCCGTCGCCCAACCGCACCGCTATTCGCGCCTGAACGATCTGTTCGAGGATTTCTGCAGCTGCTTCAACGACGCGGACAAGGTCTTGATCGCGGATGTGTACCCGGCCGGAGAAGACCCGATCCCCGGCGCCGACCGGGACAGTCTGGTCGACGGTCTGCGTAATCGCGGACACCGCAATGTGCGCGCCCTCGAATCGGCAGACGACCTGCCGGGCGTCATCGCCGACATCGCCGGCGCGGGCGATTTCGTGATCTGCCTCGGCGCCGGCAACATCACGGCCTGGGCGCACGCCTTGCCGGACCGGCTCGAAGCCCTGAACGGAGACGCCCGATGA
- the murG gene encoding undecaprenyldiphospho-muramoylpentapeptide beta-N-acetylglucosaminyltransferase, translating to MSGPVNRTVVLTAGGTGGHLFPAVALGEALLQRGYGIRLYTDGRGADYAKRTPGIEAHVVPAASPFRGGMVGRIASLFIMARGALAVGRLLRRHNPAAVVGFGGYAAFPATFMAARQRRPVILHEQNGYLGLANRKVAKAASAIALSFPAVEAIPQTRARTVETGNPVRPEINALHGRPYAPPAPDGPFRLFVMGGSQGATVFSEVLPGALAALEPAERARLRVTQQCRPEDIEPVRVVYRDAGVAADLASFFENVPEHLSAAHLMICRAGASTCAEALVAGVPAIYVPYPAAADDHQTCNARHIDRAGAGWLMPQQGFTPAAIAERVSRFLKDPEPLAAAARAAAALGRPDAAERLADLVAGVAEGRPAA from the coding sequence GTGAGCGGGCCTGTGAACCGGACCGTCGTCCTGACAGCCGGCGGCACCGGAGGCCACCTTTTCCCGGCTGTTGCACTGGGCGAGGCGCTGCTGCAGCGCGGTTACGGGATTCGCCTCTATACAGACGGACGGGGCGCCGACTATGCGAAGCGGACGCCGGGGATCGAGGCCCATGTCGTCCCGGCGGCATCGCCGTTCCGCGGCGGCATGGTCGGCAGGATCGCCTCCCTGTTCATCATGGCCCGCGGCGCGCTGGCGGTCGGCCGGTTGCTGCGCCGTCACAACCCTGCTGCTGTCGTCGGGTTCGGCGGCTATGCCGCCTTTCCCGCAACCTTCATGGCCGCGCGGCAGCGGCGGCCCGTCATTCTGCACGAGCAGAACGGCTATCTCGGGCTTGCCAACCGAAAGGTCGCGAAGGCGGCGAGCGCCATCGCGCTCTCCTTCCCGGCGGTGGAGGCCATTCCGCAGACCCGCGCCCGCACGGTTGAAACCGGCAATCCGGTCCGGCCGGAGATCAATGCGTTGCACGGACGGCCCTACGCCCCGCCGGCGCCGGACGGGCCGTTCCGCCTGTTCGTGATGGGCGGCAGCCAGGGTGCGACCGTATTCAGCGAGGTGCTGCCCGGCGCCCTGGCGGCGCTGGAGCCGGCCGAACGCGCCCGGCTCCGGGTCACCCAGCAATGCCGACCCGAAGATATCGAGCCGGTGCGCGTCGTCTACAGGGACGCCGGCGTGGCCGCCGACCTGGCAAGTTTTTTCGAGAACGTTCCCGAGCATCTTTCCGCCGCCCATCTGATGATCTGCCGGGCCGGGGCCTCGACCTGCGCCGAGGCTCTGGTTGCCGGCGTACCCGCCATCTACGTGCCCTACCCGGCCGCGGCCGACGACCATCAGACCTGCAATGCCCGCCACATCGACCGGGCCGGCGCCGGCTGGCTGATGCCGCAGCAGGGCTTCACGCCGGCAGCGATCGCCGAAAGGGTGTCGCGCTTCCTGAAGGACCCGGAGCCGTTGGCCGCTGCGGCGCGGGCGGCCGCCGCTCTCGGCCGCCCGGATGCGGCCGAACGGCTGGCCGATCTGGTCGCCGGCGTCGCCGAGGGGAGGCCCGCCGCATGA
- a CDS encoding putative peptidoglycan glycosyltransferase FtsW encodes MSYAPSRIDTSVIGRWWWTVDRWMLIAVGLLIVYGIILTLAASPSAAARANIESFHFVRQQLLFIPLAIALMLLTSLFTPPWVRRSALVVLAGALIFSVFVVYAGAEIRGARRWLSIAGFAFQPSEFIKPGFAVVCAWLCAASRSGDGFPGRILATVLCLATLGVLAMQPDIGMASVVFSIWFCLMFLAGLSLWLIGAGILVVAGAATAAYFNFAHVAKRVDLFLNPGSGDNYQVDRSLDAFINGGIFGKGPGEGTVKAQLPDAHSDFIFAVAGEEFGVVACLLIVGTYAFIVLRGFFRAMDSNNLFILFATVGLLAAFGLQAIVNLASTLHLMPTKGMTLPFISYGGSSIMALALGTGMILALTRDRAGGAL; translated from the coding sequence ATGAGCTACGCGCCGTCCCGCATCGATACGAGCGTCATCGGCCGCTGGTGGTGGACGGTCGACCGCTGGATGCTCATCGCCGTCGGCCTGCTGATTGTCTACGGCATCATACTCACCCTCGCCGCCAGCCCGTCTGCAGCGGCGCGCGCCAACATCGAGAGTTTCCACTTCGTCCGTCAGCAGCTTCTGTTCATTCCGCTCGCGATTGCGCTGATGCTGCTGACTTCCCTGTTTACCCCGCCCTGGGTGCGTCGGTCGGCGCTTGTCGTGCTGGCCGGCGCACTCATTTTTTCCGTTTTCGTTGTTTACGCCGGAGCGGAGATCAGGGGTGCGCGGCGCTGGCTGTCGATTGCGGGCTTCGCTTTCCAGCCATCAGAATTCATCAAGCCGGGCTTCGCCGTTGTCTGCGCCTGGCTGTGTGCGGCGTCCCGATCGGGAGACGGCTTTCCCGGACGCATACTCGCCACTGTCCTGTGCCTCGCAACGCTGGGCGTGCTCGCGATGCAGCCGGATATCGGTATGGCATCGGTCGTGTTTTCGATCTGGTTCTGCCTGATGTTCCTGGCCGGCCTTTCGCTGTGGCTGATCGGCGCCGGCATCCTCGTCGTCGCGGGCGCTGCGACCGCGGCCTATTTCAACTTCGCCCATGTCGCCAAACGGGTCGATCTGTTCCTCAATCCCGGCAGCGGCGACAACTACCAGGTCGACCGCTCCCTCGACGCTTTCATCAACGGCGGAATTTTCGGCAAGGGTCCCGGCGAGGGCACCGTGAAGGCCCAGCTGCCGGACGCCCACAGCGATTTCATCTTCGCCGTCGCCGGCGAGGAATTCGGAGTCGTCGCCTGCCTGCTCATTGTCGGCACCTACGCCTTCATCGTACTGCGTGGCTTTTTCCGGGCGATGGATAGCAACAACCTGTTCATCCTGTTCGCCACGGTCGGCCTGCTTGCCGCCTTCGGCCTCCAGGCGATCGTCAATCTGGCCTCGACCCTGCACCTGATGCCGACCAAGGGCATGACCCTGCCCTTCATTTCCTATGGCGGCTCTTCGATCATGGCGCTGGCGCTGGGCACGGGCATGATCCTTGCGCTGACCCGCGACCGGGCGGGAGGCGCCCTGTGA